ATCGCCCTTTTCGAGGGTACCTGGGTAAAGTATCATGGCACGCCAGGAAATACCGAGGCCCTGCTTGGAGAAGCCGTAGAGGCTTCCCAGGAAGTGATTTCCAGTGGCGAATACGAACTGTATGTCCATGCTCCTGACCCCGACATCTCTTACCAGGCCTTTTATTCGGAGTTTGGCAATGATTCCAAACAGCAGATCGTGGCCAGGCGTTACGATGCCCAAAACACCCATTTTTTCTCAAATGGGGCCGTGGACGGCCCAGGGAGTCCAACGAGAAAGTTGGCGGATATGTTCCTTTGTACCGATGGGCTTCCCATTGATCAATCCCCGTTGTTCCAGGGCAGGGACCTAATGGCCGATGAATTCATTGACAGGGACCGCAGGATGACGATGAACATAGTACCACCCGGGTTTCCTTCGATCAACAGGTTTGACCAGGAAGGGGTTTTGGAGGATTTTCCCACTCCTGCCTCGTCCAGGACATATTATAGAAATTATAAATTTGTATCCCTAATATACTCCACGGCCACTGGCGATCTGCAGACCTTTTATTACCATCTGCTCCATTATCCGGAAATATTGTTGACCAATGCCGAGGCACTTTATGAGCTGAACGGAAGTATTACGGACAATCAACTGAACAGTACCATAAACCTACTCCGTGCCAGGGGTGGTGTCGCTCCGCTGACCAATGGTCTGGTAAGTGCCAACGGTCTGGATATGCTGGAAGAAATTCGTAGGGAACGCAGTATTGAACTGATCCATGAAGGATTTAGGAGAGGGGATTTGCGTCGATGGAGAACCGCTGAGGTCCAAATGCCACAGGCCTTGAAAGGGGTACAGTTTGTTGGGACCGAATTCGAGACTGCCATGCTACCGGAGGGAGGCCTTAGATATCCGGCATTGCCTCCATTTATTGATGATGCCACTGGAGATGTCATTGTAGAACCGGAAAGCCAACGTTCATTTAATCCAAATAGGGATTATTTGGATCCCTTTCCGACCGAGGAGATAATAATCAACCCCAATCTAGAGCAAAACCCTGGATGGTAAAAAGTCTAGTTTTTTACTAGGTTAGTCAGTGTTAGTTTGTTTTATGGGGGAGTCCCATTAGGACTTCCCCCATTTAATCATAAAACGTGAACATGTATTATGTTGCAAATTATGAAGATGTACCGTGAATGGCAGTTGTCCGGGAGACAATGTAAAACTGAAAAAGTTATATCCCATTGTTAAGAAAGCATTGGAATTTTCATGGGGAGAAAGCAAGTGGGATGCTGATGCCGACGGTGTGCTTGAAGGGTACCATCACAATACAATGTGTGAATTACCTGGCGCCAAATCCCCAGATGTCCACATGGTATCTGGGAGCTTTGTTATCTGGAGAAAAAATGGCACTGGCTGTGAATGATAAGGGTTGTGCCAAGAAATGCCGTGCGATGTTTAGAAATGGCAACCAATGGGTAGATGACAACTTGTTCAATGGTAAATATTACATCCAAAAGTTGCCAAAACCTGTTGATTGTCAGGTTGACGAAGGTATCTTGGTAGACCAGCTTGTGGGGCAGTATAGGGCACATGTTTGCGGACTGGGCTATTTATTAAAAAAGGAAAATATTGAGACTACGCTAAAAACCATTCACAAATGTAATTAAGATGGTTTTAACGATTACCTGAGTACTTCAGGGCTTATGCAACCGGTAACGAAAAAGGCTTGATATGGGGTATTATCCCGAAGGAAAACGTGAAGCACGTCCTTTCCCGAACTATTCTGAAGTAATGACAGGCTTTGAATATAGTACAAGTGCCCATACGATATACGAGGGGCTATTGGAGCAAGGGTTGGAGGTTTTTAGTGCTGTCAGGGACCGATATGAGGGGAAAAATAGAAATCCGTTCAACGAAGGTGAATTTGGGTACAGGTATGGAAGGGCCATGGCTTCTTGGAGTGGGATACTGGCTTATACCGGATTTGAATATAGTGGCGTGGAAAAAATTATGAAGTTCAATTCCAGGGAAAGTAGCTTTTTTTGGTCGAACGGATATGTTTACGGTACTGTTAAGATTTCCGGGCACAATAATGAATATACTGCCGACCTAATAATGCTTTCCGGCAAACGTGCACTTAAAGGGTTTCATTTTAAAGGTACAAATTCAATAAATATGCACAGAGAACTGGGAATGCACAGTGGTGAAATCTATAAACTACCTCTGAAATAATTAATTATGGTTAGCGGCCTTCAAATTTTGGGAGTGATGAATATTTAATACCAAGCAGAATTTGCCTGTAAAATGGATGACACCAAATAATGTCAGCAAGAAACCTGGAGAAATCTCAAAGTGAATGATAAAATGAATAAGGAAAAACAGGATGTTAATCTGGTTTGATAAAATATAGCAGTATGGGTAAAACTAAATTTTCAACAATGGTGATGTGGATTGTTCTGCTAATTCCGTTATCTAAAGTTGACGCACAGGAATTAAGTGGCTACAAGTCAAAATCAACGGAAAAATCTTTAGAAAATAAAATGGCCTGGTGGCAGGAAGCGCGTTTTGGGATGTTCGTCCATTTTGGCTTGTATTCGGTGCCGTCCGGTGTTTATAATAACGAAATCATGGGACGCAATTGGTATGCCGAATGGATCCATATGCAGGGAAACTGGCCGGATGGCATTCCTGAAGGGGAATACAGAAAGTTTGCAAAACGGTTCGATCCCAAAAGTTTTGATGCGGATCAGTGGATACGCCTGGCCAAGGCAGCCGGCATGAAGTACTTTTTGATCACTGCCAAACACCACGACGGATTCGCCCTTTGGCCGACCAAGGTGTCCGGATATAACGTAATGGACGCCACACCCTTCAAAAGGGATATATTGGGCGAATTGGCAACGGCCTGCAAAAAATATGATGTCAAACTCGGGTTTTATTACTCGCATTGGCAGGACTGGGGGCATGGCGGGGCAATGCCCAAAAAGCCGTCCAAGCCTGGTGGACCCAAAAAGCCAAAGTCGACCTTGGCCGATTTTGATAATTACTGGAACAAAATCTGCTTGCCGCAAGTGCAAGAACTCATTGAAAATTACGATCCGCATTTTTTATGGTTTGATACGTGGAGAAGATCAAGGGAAATTACCGATGAAAAAGTGGATGAACTGATTGCCCACGTAAGAAGGTTGAATGACAAATGCCTGGTCAATAGCCGTATCGCTTTTGGGTATGAAGGGATTGAGGACAAAGTGGACTACCTTTCGATGATGGATAATGATTTTCCCGATGGTTACATCGAGAAGCCATGGGAAACATCGGGTACCATGAACCGTTCCTGGGGGTGCCACCAGCTTGATTATGGCTGGAAACCTGCCGGGGAATTGTTGCGGAACCTTGTGGCCAACGCTTCTCGCAATGGAAACTATCAATTGAATATTGGCCCGATGGCCGATGGCACTTTCCCGAAACCGAGTATCAAAAGGCTGAAGGAAATTGGGGCCTGGATGGATATCAATGGCGAGGCTATTTACGGGGCAAGGCCCAATCCCGTGGCCGAGCAGGAGTGGGGGTACATCACAGCGAAAGGGACAAAAAAAAGGATCAGACTTTACCTTTTTGTTTTTGACTGGGACAAATCGGGCAAAATCAAGGTCAAAGAACTCTTAAAAATACCCATTAAGATACAGGTACTTGAAACGGGCGAGGTTTTAAAGGGCATCAATGTAAAAGATGGACTCGAGATCATATTGCCCGAATTTCGTCCCGATCATAACTGTACGGTCATTACGGTAGAAATCAGTAAGTAGCCGTTTTTTGATTCAAACCGGTTGATCGATGTACCTGTGTACGGGCGGGAAGAAATATTTTTAAGGGCAATGGTTCCTACTCAACGTGCTTAAATGGGTTCGATGGACAAAGAATGGGATAACAATAGATTTGAAAATAGAAATAATAAATACGAATCATGAACAAAAAATTTTTAATACTACTAACGATGATCGCCTTGGGCATTACGGACGGTTTTTCCCAATCAGATGTTACAGATTTAGAGTCGTTCAGCACTATGGGGAAACAAAGCACGATACTTCGTTCCGGCAATGAAGAGGTACTTTATGTAAAAGAAGGAAAGGGCTTGCTGCACCATATGTGGTTTGGCGGGAGTTTTAAGGGAATAGAGAATACCATCGTACGCATTTATGTCGACGATGAGGAAAAACCGTCCATCGAAATGAAAATGTCGGAAGGGTTCGCCAATGCCTACCATTCTGAAAACCATTATCAGTCATCTGCCATTATAGGCAAGACGGGGCGCAAGGGCGGAGTGTACAACACCCTTAAAATACCCTTTGGCACAAAACTAAAGATTACGGCCCAGAACAAGGATTCAGGAAATTTTTGGTGGATTTTTAGGGGGACGGACAACTTGCCATTGACCATTAATGGCGTGACCTTGCCGGAAAACGCCAGGATGAAACTGTACAAGGTGGAAGATAGACTCGTGAACGCCTATGATGAATTCAACCTGTGCAACACAAAAAAGGATGGTTTATTGTACATGGTCTATATGCAGGGAGAAGCTGCAGAACCTGGAAAGGTTTATGAAAAGGAGTGGCACAGACTAAGCTTTTTGGAGGCCTGTATGAGGGCCTATATTGCAGGGGCCAAAGAACCGGTGTTTTTATCATCGGGGCTGGAAGATTATTTTTTGGGCACCTATTACTTCATTTCGGGACGTTTTGCCAACGATTTGGCGGGTTTGACCTATTTTGACAAAGAGGATGCCAAATTTGCCGCATACAGGATCCATGACAGGGACCCATTTTATTTTAAAGACGGATTACGATTGACCTGTAAAGCTGGCGAAACATTGCCTGAAAGAAACAATGGGAAATTGCACGATGCCCCAAATAGCAAGTACACAAGCTATACATGGATTTATGAATGGTAAAATAACATAACCTGGCTGCACGTAGGATTGGACCAGTTGCACTTGATTTTTTTTGGAACCCATACTGCCAACGCCCAGAAGGGGAAGGCCCCTAGACGGGCAGATAGCCTTCTTTGGACCGAGTATGCCCAACAGCAGGGAGTCGATTTTTTCAAGGTGATGAAGAAATCGATTGAAATAAGAAAGACTTTATCATGATACGCTATCAACATTCAAGAAAAATGAAACATAAACGACATATTATTCTATTGCTCTGGGTATTCGCACCTCTGTTGTTGACTGCCCAAAAAAATACGATGAAAGTAACGTTCCAATCCCTTTTGGAAGAAATGGTGGATCGGGATGCGCTCACCAGGCACCCGGACGGACTGTGGACGCTACATCAGGTCAGTAGTTACGACAAACGTGCCGATAACGGTGACATGTTCGCCAATTCAGATTGGAGTAATTTTTACGGGCGGGAGCGGTATAAAGGCAAAGAGGTTCAGGTCGTAATGGATGTTAAAGGTCCGGGAGCGATCACCCGTATTTGGATGGCAGGCAATCCCAATGCCAAACATGCGCTGCGCTTTTTTATTGACGGTGAAGAAGTGCCTTTTTGGGAAGCGGACCATATAGGTGCTTTGATCGGGCAAAACAACGACATTGGCAAACCACTGTCCTTCCGATCTGTGGACCTGGATGATCTGCCGACCAACAAAGGGGCCAAACCTGGTCACAACCTTTACGCACCTATTCCTTTCGAAAAGCGCATCAAGATAACCTACGAGGGCCCTCATGAGAAAAAAGGTGCATTCCACGGGCTGTTTTGGAACATCAACTATAGACTGTATCACGGTAAGGTCAAAGTAGAAAGCTTCAATGCGGAAACGACTAAGAAATATGCGGGAATATTTGAAGAGGTGAGCAATCAATTGATTGAATTTCAGTCCAACACCGCCAACAAGACCAAGACAGAAGGGGAAGTACAAAAAAATCATTGGACAGGCACGATCCTGGAAGCGGGTAAGCAAATTGACCTTGATTTTGAAGGGGCAAAAGCGATCAATACCATCAAGTTGGAGCTGGATGCCGAAGACATAAACAAAGCATTGAAAGGTGTCTTTTTAAAAATTGGCTTTGACGGTGACGAAACCGTCACATGCCCGGCAGGATTGTTTTTTGGCACTGGCGATCAAGCTAAGGAAGCAAGAGACTATTACCGAAAAGTTGATTCCATGGGTGTAATGGCCGCCTATTGGCGAATGCCATTCAGAGAAGAAGCTAAAATCAGTTTGGTGAATACCTCCGAAGTACCGGTATTGGCCAAATATTGGATCCATACCGTTCCCTACAAATGGACTGAAAACTCCATGTACTTTCACGGTGAACACAAAGAAAGGTTGGACTTGGCGGTGCAAGCCAGAGAAGGGTTTGACCTGCCTTTTTTACAAGTGGATCAAGGGCAGGGCGTCTTCGTGGGAGACACCTATCAGATATACAAGCCCTATGGCCGTTGGTGGGGCGAAGGTGATGAAAAAATCTATATAGACGGCAGCAAGTTTCCCGATCACTTTGGTACCGGTACGGAAGACTACTACGGCTATGCCTGGGGACATCCGGAATTGTACAACCATTTGTTCATCACCCAACCGATCGGAGATGCCAATTTGCTTAGGGGACCTGGCACAACGGTCAATTCCAGAGTTAGATTGCTGGATGGGATTCCATTTAGCAAGTCTTTGGATTTTCAAATGGAAAAATGGGGTTGGGCAGACCGAAAAGTCGATATTCGATGGGCAACCTTTTGGTACCAGAAATAAATCTTAAAAACAAAACTAAATACTTGGACCGAGTTACAAATTATGAAGACACAAGTGGGAACCCTTTTTTTGCATGCAGCTGAAACCGACTGTAATCATGGCAGTGAATACACAAGCCATACATGGGTTCATGAATGGAAAAATGTAAAGTAATCCAACCCAACTGCAGGAAGATGAAACAGGTTGCAAGTCAAACGGAATAGAGGAAGGTTATGAGACAAAAGTTGATAGTGTTCAATAGAAAAATTGACTGGCTTTAAGTTCGTAGAAAAACATAGGACAATGAAATTACAAAAAGTAGCATTAGCCATTTGTTTTACGTTGGGGGCTTGTAATACCAATCAGACAAAAGAAAAAAGCAGCGGCAAAAAACCCAATGTGTTATTTATTCTGGTCGATGACTTTGGGTATCATGATATGAGTGTCATGGGAAGCAAATATTATGAAACCCCAAATATTGACCGTATAGCTACCCAAGGTGTTATGTTTACAAACGGTTATGCCACAAGTCGTGTTTGTAGTCCTTCACGTGCCAGTATTTTAACCGGAAAATTTACTGCAAGACACGGCATTACCGATTGGATTGGTGCAAAAACCGGTAAAGAATGGCGTGAGAAAGGAAGGCACAGTCAATTGTTGCCACCGGAGTATGTACGTAATTTGCCACAAAAGTATGTTACCCTGCCCGAAGCGATGAAAGAAGTTGGCTATAAAACATTTTTTGCTGGCAAATGGCATATTGGAGGTAAAGGTTCTTGGCCCGAAAACCATGGCTTTGACACTAATAAAGGAGGTTGGGATACAGGAGGTCCGATTGGAGGCTATTTCTCCCCTTGGGCAAATCCTAATTTACCTAATAAAATAGATGGTGAAAACCTGCCCATGCGATTGGCAAATGAAACGGCCGATTTTATCAAAAAACACAAAGACACTACGTTTTTTGCCTACCTGTCATTTTATGCCGTTCACAGCCCTATACAAACCACGCAACAAAAATGGTTAAAATACCGCAACAAAGCCGATAGTCTCGGAATTACAGATAAAGGCTTTAAAATGGGACATTTTTTTCCCATAAGACAAGTACAGGACAACCCTATTTATGCAGGACTGGTAGAAACAATGGATGAAGCCGTAGGGCATGTGTTAAAAACACTTGAAGAACTGGGATTGGATGAGAATACCATTGTAGTTTTCACTTCGGACAATGGCGGTGTAGTTGCCGGCGATGCTTATGCAACCTCGAATAAACCATTGCGCGCCGGTAAAGGATATCAGTTTGAAGGCGGTATTCGGGAACCCTATTTTATTAAAGTACCATGGTTGGCCTGTGGTAAAAAGAACCATGTACCTGTATCAGGAACCGATTTTTATCCTACAATTTTGGAGCTCATAGGAGCTCGTTTAAAACCTGAAGAGCACCAGGATGGTGTAAGCCTTGTACCCTTACTTAAAGGAAAAAGCCTTCAGGAACGCCCGCTTATATGGCACTATCCCCACTATGGAAACCAAG
The sequence above is a segment of the Muricauda sp. SCSIO 64092 genome. Coding sequences within it:
- a CDS encoding RagB/SusD family nutrient uptake outer membrane protein, which gives rise to MMKKILIICFGMVLLHSCQDLDLEPESVFSDGQLWQQEVDYERAVNLLYPSLGVHGFRDNDSDLAAGADNNAISNGSRTAPPTSNFFNDSYNSIRDANFVIDRAIANGFEDSRFVAEAKWFRALYYFRLIYVYGDVPFFTTVLDPGSEDLFAAKTSRETIVNFLLEDLRAIAPVLPLQSEIADAELGRISRGAADALRARIALFEGTWVKYHGTPGNTEALLGEAVEASQEVISSGEYELYVHAPDPDISYQAFYSEFGNDSKQQIVARRYDAQNTHFFSNGAVDGPGSPTRKLADMFLCTDGLPIDQSPLFQGRDLMADEFIDRDRRMTMNIVPPGFPSINRFDQEGVLEDFPTPASSRTYYRNYKFVSLIYSTATGDLQTFYYHLLHYPEILLTNAEALYELNGSITDNQLNSTINLLRARGGVAPLTNGLVSANGLDMLEEIRRERSIELIHEGFRRGDLRRWRTAEVQMPQALKGVQFVGTEFETAMLPEGGLRYPALPPFIDDATGDVIVEPESQRSFNPNRDYLDPFPTEEIIINPNLEQNPGW
- a CDS encoding GH116 family glycosyl hydrolase, with the protein product MLRKHWNFHGEKASGMLMPTVCLKGTITIQCVNYLAPNPQMSTWYLGALLSGEKMALAVNDKGCAKKCRAMFRNGNQWVDDNLFNGKYYIQKLPKPVDCQVDEGILVDQLVGQYRAHVCGLGYLLKKENIETTLKTIHKCN
- a CDS encoding glycoside hydrolase family 116 protein; amino-acid sequence: MGYYPEGKREARPFPNYSEVMTGFEYSTSAHTIYEGLLEQGLEVFSAVRDRYEGKNRNPFNEGEFGYRYGRAMASWSGILAYTGFEYSGVEKIMKFNSRESSFFWSNGYVYGTVKISGHNNEYTADLIMLSGKRALKGFHFKGTNSINMHRELGMHSGEIYKLPLK
- a CDS encoding alpha-L-fucosidase: MWIVLLIPLSKVDAQELSGYKSKSTEKSLENKMAWWQEARFGMFVHFGLYSVPSGVYNNEIMGRNWYAEWIHMQGNWPDGIPEGEYRKFAKRFDPKSFDADQWIRLAKAAGMKYFLITAKHHDGFALWPTKVSGYNVMDATPFKRDILGELATACKKYDVKLGFYYSHWQDWGHGGAMPKKPSKPGGPKKPKSTLADFDNYWNKICLPQVQELIENYDPHFLWFDTWRRSREITDEKVDELIAHVRRLNDKCLVNSRIAFGYEGIEDKVDYLSMMDNDFPDGYIEKPWETSGTMNRSWGCHQLDYGWKPAGELLRNLVANASRNGNYQLNIGPMADGTFPKPSIKRLKEIGAWMDINGEAIYGARPNPVAEQEWGYITAKGTKKRIRLYLFVFDWDKSGKIKVKELLKIPIKIQVLETGEVLKGINVKDGLEIILPEFRPDHNCTVITVEISK
- a CDS encoding DUF2961 domain-containing protein encodes the protein MNKKFLILLTMIALGITDGFSQSDVTDLESFSTMGKQSTILRSGNEEVLYVKEGKGLLHHMWFGGSFKGIENTIVRIYVDDEEKPSIEMKMSEGFANAYHSENHYQSSAIIGKTGRKGGVYNTLKIPFGTKLKITAQNKDSGNFWWIFRGTDNLPLTINGVTLPENARMKLYKVEDRLVNAYDEFNLCNTKKDGLLYMVYMQGEAAEPGKVYEKEWHRLSFLEACMRAYIAGAKEPVFLSSGLEDYFLGTYYFISGRFANDLAGLTYFDKEDAKFAAYRIHDRDPFYFKDGLRLTCKAGETLPERNNGKLHDAPNSKYTSYTWIYEW
- a CDS encoding glycoside hydrolase family 172 protein, giving the protein MKVTFQSLLEEMVDRDALTRHPDGLWTLHQVSSYDKRADNGDMFANSDWSNFYGRERYKGKEVQVVMDVKGPGAITRIWMAGNPNAKHALRFFIDGEEVPFWEADHIGALIGQNNDIGKPLSFRSVDLDDLPTNKGAKPGHNLYAPIPFEKRIKITYEGPHEKKGAFHGLFWNINYRLYHGKVKVESFNAETTKKYAGIFEEVSNQLIEFQSNTANKTKTEGEVQKNHWTGTILEAGKQIDLDFEGAKAINTIKLELDAEDINKALKGVFLKIGFDGDETVTCPAGLFFGTGDQAKEARDYYRKVDSMGVMAAYWRMPFREEAKISLVNTSEVPVLAKYWIHTVPYKWTENSMYFHGEHKERLDLAVQAREGFDLPFLQVDQGQGVFVGDTYQIYKPYGRWWGEGDEKIYIDGSKFPDHFGTGTEDYYGYAWGHPELYNHLFITQPIGDANLLRGPGTTVNSRVRLLDGIPFSKSLDFQMEKWGWADRKVDIRWATFWYQK
- a CDS encoding sulfatase; the protein is MKLQKVALAICFTLGACNTNQTKEKSSGKKPNVLFILVDDFGYHDMSVMGSKYYETPNIDRIATQGVMFTNGYATSRVCSPSRASILTGKFTARHGITDWIGAKTGKEWREKGRHSQLLPPEYVRNLPQKYVTLPEAMKEVGYKTFFAGKWHIGGKGSWPENHGFDTNKGGWDTGGPIGGYFSPWANPNLPNKIDGENLPMRLANETADFIKKHKDTTFFAYLSFYAVHSPIQTTQQKWLKYRNKADSLGITDKGFKMGHFFPIRQVQDNPIYAGLVETMDEAVGHVLKTLEELGLDENTIVVFTSDNGGVVAGDAYATSNKPLRAGKGYQFEGGIREPYFIKVPWLACGKKNHVPVSGTDFYPTILELIGARLKPEEHQDGVSLVPLLKGKSLQERPLIWHYPHYGNQGGEPSSIIREGNWKLIHYYEDGREELYNLKNDIEEANNTVANNPELAKRLSRKLFDYLHKVGARFPEKDPEYNAEKEHRWRERQEKMNLPAWENRRIEYLSKDFDPKNNWWGSKVGD